The following coding sequences lie in one Streptomyces sp. NBC_00510 genomic window:
- the cysC gene encoding adenylyl-sulfate kinase — protein sequence MGVTGTGATVWLTGLPSAGKTTIAQALAGRLRGDGHRVEVLDGDEIREFLSAGLGFGREDRHTNVQRIGFVAELLAANGVKVLVPVIAPYADSREAVRKRHEARGTTYLEVHVATPVEVCTVRDVKGLYAKQAAGEISGLTGVDDPYEAPETPDLRIETQDHTVEDSAALLTALLMERGLA from the coding sequence ATGGGCGTGACGGGCACAGGGGCCACGGTGTGGCTCACGGGTCTGCCGAGCGCGGGCAAGACCACGATCGCCCAGGCGCTGGCCGGGCGGCTGCGCGGCGACGGGCACCGGGTGGAGGTCCTGGACGGCGACGAGATCCGCGAGTTCCTCTCCGCGGGCCTCGGCTTCGGCCGCGAGGACCGGCACACCAATGTGCAGCGGATCGGTTTCGTCGCCGAACTCCTCGCCGCCAACGGGGTCAAGGTGCTGGTCCCGGTCATCGCGCCGTACGCCGACAGCCGGGAGGCTGTCCGCAAGCGCCACGAGGCGCGGGGCACGACGTACCTGGAGGTGCACGTCGCCACCCCGGTGGAGGTCTGCACCGTGCGTGACGTGAAGGGCCTGTACGCCAAGCAGGCCGCGGGCGAGATATCCGGGCTGACCGGCGTCGACGACCCGTACGAGGCACCCGAGACCCCCGATCTGCGGATCGAGACCCAGGACCACACCGTCGAGGACTCAGCGGCGCTGCTCACGGCGTTGCTGATGGAGAGGGGACTGGCGTGA
- the cysD gene encoding sulfate adenylyltransferase subunit CysD — MTTVVAVDESTGNPFALSHLDVLESEAVHIFREVAGEFERPVILFSGGKDSIVMLHLALKAFAPAAVPFSLLHVDTGHNFPEVLEYRDRTVAEHSLRLHVASVQDYIDDGRLRERPDGTRNPLQTVPLTEAIQELRFDAVFGGGRRDEEKARAKERVFSLRDEFSQWDPRRQRPELWQLYNGRHAPGEHVRVFPLSNWTELDVWQYIAREGIELPEIYYAHEREVFRRSGMWLTAGDWGGPKDGESVETRLIRYRTVGDMSCTGAVDSDAATIDAVIAEIAASRLTERGATRADDKLSEAAMEDRKREGYF; from the coding sequence GTGACCACGGTCGTCGCGGTCGACGAGAGCACCGGCAATCCTTTCGCGCTGTCGCACCTGGACGTTCTGGAGTCCGAGGCGGTGCACATCTTCCGTGAGGTGGCGGGAGAGTTCGAGCGGCCGGTGATCCTCTTCTCCGGCGGCAAGGACTCCATCGTCATGCTCCACCTGGCGCTGAAGGCCTTCGCCCCCGCGGCGGTCCCCTTCTCGCTGCTGCACGTCGACACGGGTCACAACTTCCCCGAGGTGCTGGAGTACCGGGACCGCACCGTCGCGGAGCACTCCCTGCGGCTGCACGTCGCCTCGGTTCAGGACTACATCGACGACGGCCGGCTGCGCGAGCGCCCCGACGGCACCCGCAACCCGCTGCAGACGGTGCCGCTGACCGAGGCCATCCAGGAGCTGCGCTTCGACGCGGTCTTCGGCGGCGGCCGCCGTGACGAGGAGAAGGCCCGCGCCAAGGAGCGGGTGTTCTCGCTGCGCGACGAGTTCTCCCAGTGGGACCCGCGCCGCCAGCGCCCCGAGCTGTGGCAGCTCTACAACGGCCGGCACGCCCCCGGCGAGCACGTGCGCGTCTTCCCGCTGTCCAACTGGACCGAGCTGGACGTGTGGCAGTACATCGCCCGCGAGGGCATCGAGCTGCCGGAGATCTACTACGCCCACGAGCGCGAGGTGTTCCGGCGCAGCGGCATGTGGCTGACCGCGGGCGACTGGGGCGGCCCGAAGGACGGCGAGTCGGTGGAGACCCGGCTGATCCGCTACCGCACGGTGGGCGACATGTCCTGCACCGGCGCGGTGGACTCCGACGCCGCCACCATCGACGCGGTCATCGCCGAGATCGCCGCGTCCCGGCTCACCGAGCGGGGCGCCACCCGGGCCGACGACAAGCTCTCCGAGGCCGCGATGGAAGACCGCAAGCGCGAGGGGTACTTCTAG
- a CDS encoding GTP-binding protein, which produces MTTGTTAEQLSATSLLRFATAGSVDDGKSTLVGRLLHDSKSVLADQLEAVELASARRGQEAPDLALLTDGLRAEREQGITIDVAYRYFATPRRRFILADTPGHVQYTRNMVTGASTAELTVILVDARNGVVEQTRRHAALAALLRVPHVVLAVNKMDLADWSEPVFAAIAEEFTAYAASIGVPEITTIPISALVGDNVVSPSANMDWYGGPTILEHLETVPVGSDPGGHPARFPVQYVIRPQTAEHPDYRGYAGQIASGVLRVGDPVTVLPSGLTSTISGIDVLGTPVDVAWAPQSVTLLLGDDLDVSRGDLIAPSDAAPATTQDVEATVCHLHERPLKVGARVLLKHSTRTVKAVVKRLPYRIDLTRGLEHEDEPGEFGVNDIGTVVLRTSEPLPLDAYADSRLTGSFLLIDPADGTTLTAGMAGEAFAARTATAAGDAAGDDEGWDF; this is translated from the coding sequence ATGACCACCGGCACCACCGCCGAGCAGCTCTCGGCCACCTCCCTGCTGCGCTTCGCCACCGCGGGTTCCGTCGACGACGGCAAGTCCACGCTGGTCGGCCGGCTGCTGCACGACTCCAAGTCGGTGCTCGCCGACCAGCTGGAGGCCGTCGAACTGGCCTCCGCCCGCCGCGGTCAGGAGGCGCCGGACCTGGCGCTGCTCACCGACGGCCTGCGCGCCGAGCGCGAGCAGGGCATCACCATCGACGTGGCGTACCGCTACTTCGCCACGCCGCGGCGGCGGTTCATCCTGGCGGACACGCCGGGGCACGTGCAGTACACGCGGAACATGGTGACCGGCGCCTCGACCGCCGAGCTGACCGTGATCCTGGTGGACGCCCGCAACGGCGTCGTGGAGCAGACCCGCCGGCACGCGGCGCTGGCGGCGCTGCTGCGGGTGCCGCACGTGGTGCTCGCGGTCAACAAGATGGACCTGGCCGACTGGTCGGAGCCGGTCTTCGCGGCCATCGCCGAGGAGTTCACCGCCTACGCGGCCTCCATCGGCGTCCCGGAGATCACCACGATCCCCATCTCGGCCCTGGTCGGCGACAACGTCGTGTCCCCGTCGGCGAACATGGACTGGTACGGCGGCCCGACGATCCTGGAGCACCTGGAGACCGTCCCCGTCGGCAGCGACCCCGGCGGGCACCCGGCGCGCTTCCCCGTGCAGTACGTGATCCGCCCGCAGACCGCGGAGCACCCCGACTACCGCGGCTACGCGGGGCAGATCGCCTCGGGCGTGCTGCGCGTCGGCGACCCGGTGACGGTCCTGCCGTCCGGGCTGACCAGCACGATCAGCGGTATCGACGTGCTCGGCACCCCGGTCGACGTGGCGTGGGCGCCGCAGTCGGTGACGCTGCTGCTCGGCGACGACCTGGACGTCTCGCGCGGCGACCTGATCGCGCCGTCCGACGCCGCCCCGGCGACCACCCAGGACGTCGAGGCGACCGTGTGCCACCTGCACGAGCGGCCGCTGAAGGTGGGCGCGCGCGTGCTGCTGAAGCACAGCACGCGCACGGTCAAGGCGGTCGTGAAGCGGCTGCCGTACCGGATCGACCTGACCCGGGGGCTGGAGCACGAGGACGAGCCGGGCGAGTTCGGCGTCAACGACATCGGCACGGTGGTGCTGCGCACCTCGGAGCCGCTGCCGCTGGACGCGTACGCCGACTCCCGGCTCACCGGCTCCTTCCTGCTGATCGACCCGGCGGACGGCACCACGCTGACCGCCGGCATGGCGGGCGAGGCCTTCGCCGCCCGCACCGCCACGGCCGCGGGCGACGCGGCCGGTGACGACGAGGGGTGGGATTTCTGA
- a CDS encoding ABC transporter substrate-binding protein → MTADRTTAPRTSARRRLIAGAALLPLLALAACGYGSDKKDDTTNAAASSGTSKKLSASTVKIGYFANLTHATPLVGLKEGFFADELGSGTTIKESVFNAGPAEIEALNAGSIDIGWIGPSPAVNGWTKSGGKSLKIISGSASGGVKLVVNPDKIKTLKDVKGKKIATPQLGNTQDVAFLNWIAEQGWKVDATSGKGDVSVVRTDNKVTPDAYKTGSIDGAWVPEPTASKLVAEGAKVLLDERDLWPDKKFVITNVIVSQAFLKDHPDVVEAVLRGSVKTNAWISANPDKAKADANAQLEKLSGKPLPADVIDPAWQSIQVIDDPLASTLQTEADHAVTAGLLEKPSLKGIYDLTILNKILKGEGKAGIDDAGLGG, encoded by the coding sequence GTGACTGCCGATCGCACCACCGCCCCGAGAACGTCCGCCCGTCGCCGCCTCATAGCCGGCGCCGCCCTTCTGCCGCTGCTGGCCCTGGCCGCCTGCGGCTACGGCTCCGACAAGAAGGACGACACCACCAACGCGGCCGCGAGCAGCGGCACCAGCAAGAAGCTGTCCGCCTCGACGGTGAAGATCGGCTACTTCGCGAACCTCACCCACGCCACCCCGCTGGTGGGCCTGAAGGAGGGCTTCTTCGCCGACGAGCTGGGCTCGGGCACCACGATCAAGGAGTCGGTGTTCAACGCCGGGCCCGCCGAGATCGAGGCCCTCAACGCCGGTTCCATCGACATCGGCTGGATCGGCCCCTCCCCCGCGGTCAACGGCTGGACGAAGTCCGGCGGCAAGAGCCTGAAGATCATCTCCGGTTCGGCCTCCGGCGGCGTCAAGCTGGTCGTCAACCCGGACAAGATCAAAACCCTGAAGGACGTCAAGGGCAAGAAGATCGCCACCCCGCAGCTCGGCAACACCCAGGACGTGGCGTTCCTCAACTGGATCGCCGAGCAGGGCTGGAAGGTCGACGCGACCAGCGGCAAGGGCGATGTCTCCGTGGTCCGCACGGACAACAAGGTCACCCCCGACGCCTACAAGACCGGCTCCATCGACGGCGCGTGGGTGCCCGAGCCCACCGCGTCCAAGCTGGTCGCCGAGGGCGCGAAGGTGCTCCTGGACGAGCGTGACCTGTGGCCGGACAAGAAGTTCGTCATCACGAACGTGATCGTCTCCCAGGCGTTCCTCAAGGACCACCCGGACGTCGTCGAAGCCGTCCTGCGCGGCTCGGTGAAGACCAACGCCTGGATCAGCGCCAACCCCGACAAGGCCAAGGCCGACGCCAACGCGCAGTTGGAGAAGCTCTCCGGCAAGCCGCTGCCCGCCGACGTCATCGACCCGGCGTGGCAGAGCATCCAGGTCATCGACGACCCGCTGGCGTCCACCCTGCAGACCGAGGCCGACCACGCCGTCACCGCCGGCCTGCTGGAGAAGCCCTCGCTCAAGGGCATCTACGACCTGACGATCCTCAACAAGATCCTCAAGGGCGAGGGCAAGGCCGGGATCGACGACGCCGGTCTCGGCGGCTGA
- a CDS encoding ABC transporter ATP-binding protein, whose translation MATALTKQPAVTVDAAPYAARLEHVSKSFGRPGAETHVLDDISIDVAPGEFVCLLGASGCGKSTLLNLVAGLDRPSAGGIETPGGRPALMFQDHALFPWLTAGRNIELALRMRGVPRAERRPEAERLLELVRLKGAYGKRVHELSGGMRQRVALARALAQDSQLLLMDEPFAALDAITRDVLHEELTRIWAETRLSVLFVTHNVREAVRLAQRVVLLSSRPGRIAREWTVGIPQPRRIEDSAVAELSVEITEHLRGEIRRHGQH comes from the coding sequence ATGGCCACCGCACTCACCAAGCAGCCCGCCGTGACGGTCGACGCGGCCCCGTACGCCGCACGGCTCGAGCACGTCTCGAAGTCCTTCGGCCGTCCCGGCGCGGAGACGCACGTGCTGGACGACATCAGCATCGATGTCGCCCCGGGCGAGTTCGTCTGCCTCCTGGGGGCCTCGGGCTGCGGCAAGTCCACACTGCTCAACCTGGTCGCAGGACTCGACCGGCCGTCCGCCGGGGGCATCGAGACCCCCGGCGGCCGCCCGGCCCTGATGTTCCAGGACCACGCCCTGTTCCCGTGGCTCACCGCGGGCAGGAACATCGAACTCGCCCTGCGCATGCGCGGCGTGCCGCGCGCCGAGCGGCGCCCGGAGGCCGAGCGGCTGCTGGAGCTCGTCCGTCTGAAGGGCGCGTACGGCAAGCGGGTGCACGAACTGTCCGGCGGCATGCGGCAGCGCGTCGCGCTGGCCCGGGCGCTGGCGCAGGACAGCCAGTTGCTGCTGATGGACGAGCCGTTCGCGGCGCTCGACGCCATCACCCGTGACGTCCTGCACGAGGAGCTCACCCGCATCTGGGCCGAGACCCGCCTGTCGGTGCTCTTCGTGACCCACAACGTCCGCGAGGCGGTGCGGCTCGCGCAGCGGGTCGTGCTGCTCTCCTCGCGGCCGGGACGGATCGCCCGGGAGTGGACGGTCGGCATCCCGCAGCCGCGCCGCATCGAGGACTCGGCGGTCGCCGAGCTCTCCGTGGAGATCACCGAACACCTCCGGGGGGAGATCCGGCGCCATGGCCAGCACTGA
- a CDS encoding ABC transporter permease encodes MASTETKADVGPGGDLAGLEAGLDALETRSATRVPLARVLLQKAVPPLVAIALVLVVWQLAYHFELKPHYQLPSPAEVGRALQDKWLDGTLLGYVWTSLSRGALGFVASVAIGTPLGLLVARVRVVRAAIGPILSGLQSLPSVAWVPASIIWFGLSDATIYCVVLLGAVPSIANGLVAGVDQIPPLFLRAGRTIGATGIHAVRHVLLPAALPGYLAGLKQGWAFSWRSLMAAELIATSPDLGVGLGQLLEQGRELSDMPSVLAAILLILIVGIGIELLVFAPLERSVLRSRGLFARG; translated from the coding sequence ATGGCCAGCACTGAGACGAAGGCGGACGTCGGGCCGGGCGGCGACCTCGCGGGGCTGGAGGCCGGGCTCGACGCCCTGGAGACCCGGTCCGCCACCCGCGTGCCGCTGGCCCGCGTACTGCTGCAGAAGGCCGTTCCCCCGCTCGTCGCCATCGCGCTGGTGCTGGTGGTGTGGCAGCTCGCGTACCACTTCGAGCTCAAGCCGCACTACCAGCTGCCCAGCCCGGCGGAGGTCGGGCGCGCCCTGCAGGACAAGTGGCTCGACGGCACGCTGCTCGGCTACGTCTGGACGAGCCTGTCGCGCGGCGCGCTGGGCTTCGTGGCCTCCGTCGCGATCGGCACGCCGCTCGGCCTGCTCGTGGCGCGGGTCCGGGTGGTGCGGGCCGCGATCGGGCCGATCCTGTCGGGCCTGCAGTCCCTGCCGTCGGTGGCGTGGGTGCCCGCGTCGATCATCTGGTTCGGGCTCTCGGACGCCACGATCTACTGCGTGGTGCTGCTGGGCGCGGTGCCCTCGATCGCCAACGGCCTGGTCGCGGGCGTCGACCAGATCCCGCCGCTGTTCCTGCGGGCCGGCCGCACCATCGGCGCCACCGGCATCCACGCGGTGCGGCACGTGCTGCTGCCGGCCGCCCTGCCGGGTTACCTCGCCGGCCTCAAGCAGGGCTGGGCCTTCTCCTGGCGCTCCCTGATGGCCGCCGAGCTCATCGCCACCTCTCCCGACCTCGGCGTGGGCCTGGGCCAGCTGCTGGAGCAGGGGCGCGAACTGTCCGACATGCCGAGCGTGCTGGCGGCGATCCTGCTGATCCTGATCGTCGGCATCGGCATCGAACTGCTGGTGTTCGCGCCGCTGGAGCGTTCGGTGCTGCGCAGCCGCGGCCTGTTCGCACGGGGCTGA
- a CDS encoding sirohydrochlorin chelatase produces the protein MTAHPVLLVVAHGSRDPRHAATVHALTERVRAARPGLRVETAFLDHCAPSVPRVLDRLAAEGVREVVALPLLLTRAFHAKADIPAVLRESAARHARMRVHRADVLGPSPLLLAALERRLREAGLGPGDRPSTGIVLASAGSSDPEAIAVIAEIAREWRRTGWCAVRPAFASASLPTTDEAVRALRAEGVRHVAVAPYVIAPGFLPDRIARGAVASGADVLADVLGDAPEVARLLLRRFDEALRPRFALALA, from the coding sequence ATGACCGCGCATCCCGTCCTCCTCGTCGTCGCCCACGGCAGCCGCGACCCGCGGCACGCCGCGACCGTCCACGCGCTGACCGAGCGGGTCCGGGCGGCCCGTCCCGGGCTGCGCGTGGAGACGGCCTTCCTCGACCACTGCGCACCGAGCGTGCCGCGGGTCCTGGACCGGCTGGCCGCGGAGGGCGTGCGCGAGGTGGTGGCGCTGCCGCTGCTGCTCACCCGGGCCTTCCACGCCAAGGCCGACATCCCGGCGGTGCTGCGCGAGTCCGCGGCACGGCACGCCCGGATGCGCGTGCACCGGGCCGACGTGCTCGGCCCCTCACCACTGCTTCTGGCCGCGCTGGAGCGGCGGCTGCGCGAAGCCGGGCTCGGCCCCGGCGACCGCCCCTCGACCGGGATCGTCCTGGCGTCGGCGGGCTCCTCGGACCCGGAGGCGATCGCAGTGATCGCAGAAATCGCGCGGGAGTGGCGGCGTACCGGTTGGTGCGCCGTGCGGCCTGCGTTCGCCTCCGCATCCCTTCCCACCACGGACGAGGCGGTGCGCGCACTGCGCGCCGAGGGCGTACGGCACGTCGCCGTCGCGCCGTACGTCATCGCGCCGGGCTTCCTGCCCGACCGCATCGCCCGTGGCGCCGTGGCCTCCGGGGCGGACGTCCTCGCCGACGTCCTCGGCGATGCCCCGGAGGTCGCCCGGCTGCTGCTGCGGCGCTTCGACGAGGCGCTGCGACCCCGGTTCGCGCTGGCGCTGGCCTGA
- a CDS encoding LLM class flavin-dependent oxidoreductase translates to MKIGLGLPVDDPAVLTTWARRADDGPFSTLGLLDRLVYDNPEPLVTLAVLAGATRRIRLQTEVLITPFRDGAVLAKQAATLDRLSAGRFTLGIGVGAREDDFRAAGADFRRRGRLLDEQMTVLRRLWAGDPYGDGAGPIGPAPATPGGPEVLFGGFAPAAVDRVGRHGDGFLGAGLPPKAMDRLFREAERSWERHARPGRPRLVAQANVALGPDAVVTAARGNIRAYYAFTDFADRVAEGLLTTPEEIRDAVAGYAGIGADEVMLYCWSSDPAQVERLADAVS, encoded by the coding sequence ATGAAGATCGGTCTCGGCCTTCCCGTCGACGACCCCGCCGTGCTGACGACCTGGGCCCGCCGCGCCGACGACGGTCCGTTCAGCACCCTCGGCCTGCTCGACCGCCTCGTGTACGACAACCCCGAACCACTGGTCACCCTCGCCGTGCTCGCCGGGGCGACCCGCCGGATCCGGCTGCAGACCGAGGTCCTCATCACCCCGTTCCGCGACGGCGCCGTCCTGGCCAAGCAGGCCGCGACGCTGGACCGGCTGTCCGCAGGCCGCTTCACCCTCGGCATCGGCGTGGGCGCCCGCGAGGACGACTTCCGCGCGGCGGGAGCCGACTTCCGCCGCCGCGGCCGCCTGCTCGACGAGCAGATGACCGTGCTGCGCCGCCTCTGGGCGGGTGACCCGTACGGCGACGGGGCCGGGCCGATCGGCCCCGCCCCCGCGACCCCGGGCGGGCCCGAGGTGCTCTTCGGCGGCTTCGCCCCGGCGGCGGTCGACCGGGTCGGCCGCCACGGCGACGGCTTCCTCGGCGCCGGGCTGCCGCCCAAGGCGATGGACCGGCTCTTCCGCGAGGCGGAACGGAGCTGGGAACGGCACGCACGGCCCGGCCGGCCCCGCCTGGTCGCCCAGGCCAACGTCGCGCTCGGTCCGGACGCGGTGGTCACCGCCGCCCGCGGCAACATCCGCGCCTACTACGCCTTCACCGACTTCGCCGACCGTGTGGCGGAGGGCCTCCTGACCACTCCGGAGGAGATCCGCGACGCGGTCGCCGGGTACGCCGGCATCGGTGCCGACGAAGTGATGCTCTACTGCTGGTCGTCGGACCCCGCCCAGGTCGAACGCCTGGCGGACGCCGTGTCCTGA
- a CDS encoding glycosyltransferase family 39 protein, whose amino-acid sequence MSATHVRAQVASFAATPVLAVAAAVAAVLTALSGRYGFHRDELYFLVAGDHLAWGYVDQPPLTPLAARLSTAVFGETPAGLRVVATLACAATVVVVALVARELGGGRSAQVLAAVCTAVSGFVLAVGHLVSTATFDVLAWVVVCWILLRLLRTGDGRLWLAVGAALGVGLENKYLVALLAVALLAALLATGPRQVLRGWWPVAGAAVALAVALPGLWWQAAHGWPQLTVAGGISADDGAENRVLFVPQQILFLSPVFVPVWIAGGLRLWRDPALRWARAFAPAYVLLAVLVVASGGKPYYCLPLLLVLLAAGCVTSVSRPRAMWPAVAVTAVISALISLPVLPPRGVAVVNAVNKEQGEQIGWPQLADAVADVWSDVPAEDRSRAVVLAQNYGEAGALAHYGPARGLPAPYSAHMSFADWGPPPDSATGPVLLVRQEDADGVERHFTGCRQVGRVDNGQHVDNEEQHAAIVLCTGPDEPWSRLWPSLRHYY is encoded by the coding sequence ATGTCCGCTACGCACGTCCGCGCGCAGGTGGCGTCCTTCGCCGCGACGCCCGTCCTGGCGGTCGCGGCCGCGGTCGCCGCCGTGCTGACCGCGCTGTCCGGCCGTTACGGCTTCCACCGCGACGAGTTGTACTTCCTCGTCGCCGGCGACCACCTCGCCTGGGGCTACGTGGACCAGCCCCCGCTGACCCCGCTCGCCGCCCGCCTGTCCACCGCGGTCTTCGGCGAGACGCCCGCCGGGCTGCGGGTGGTGGCCACCCTCGCCTGCGCCGCGACGGTCGTGGTCGTCGCCCTCGTCGCCAGGGAACTGGGCGGCGGGCGTTCGGCGCAGGTGCTCGCGGCGGTGTGCACGGCGGTCTCCGGCTTCGTCCTCGCCGTCGGCCACCTGGTCTCCACCGCCACCTTCGACGTGCTCGCGTGGGTGGTCGTCTGCTGGATCCTGCTGAGGCTGCTGCGCACCGGGGACGGCCGGCTGTGGCTCGCGGTGGGCGCGGCCCTGGGCGTCGGCTTGGAGAACAAGTACCTGGTCGCCCTGCTGGCCGTCGCCCTCCTCGCGGCGCTGCTCGCCACCGGCCCCCGGCAGGTGCTGCGCGGTTGGTGGCCGGTCGCCGGAGCCGCCGTCGCGCTCGCGGTGGCCCTGCCCGGCCTGTGGTGGCAGGCGGCGCACGGCTGGCCCCAGCTGACCGTCGCGGGCGGCATCAGCGCGGACGACGGCGCCGAGAACCGCGTCCTGTTCGTGCCCCAGCAGATCCTCTTCCTCTCACCGGTGTTCGTCCCGGTGTGGATCGCGGGCGGGCTGCGGCTGTGGCGCGATCCCGCGCTGCGGTGGGCCCGTGCCTTCGCCCCGGCGTACGTCCTGCTCGCCGTCCTGGTCGTCGCCTCCGGCGGGAAGCCGTACTACTGCCTGCCGTTGCTGCTCGTCCTGCTCGCCGCGGGCTGCGTCACGTCCGTCTCCCGGCCGCGCGCCATGTGGCCGGCCGTCGCGGTGACGGCGGTCATCAGCGCCCTGATCTCGCTGCCGGTGCTCCCGCCGCGCGGCGTGGCCGTCGTGAACGCCGTCAACAAGGAGCAGGGCGAGCAGATCGGCTGGCCGCAACTCGCCGACGCCGTCGCCGACGTCTGGTCGGACGTGCCCGCCGAGGACCGCTCCCGCGCCGTCGTCCTGGCGCAGAACTACGGCGAGGCGGGTGCCCTCGCCCATTACGGCCCCGCCCGGGGCCTGCCCGCCCCCTACTCCGCCCACATGAGCTTCGCCGACTGGGGCCCGCCACCTGACTCCGCCACCGGCCCGGTGCTGCTGGTGCGTCAGGAGGACGCCGACGGCGTCGAACGCCACTTCACCGGCTGCCGCCAGGTCGGCCGCGTCGACAACGGGCAGCACGTCGACAACGAGGAGCAGCACGCCGCGATCGTCCTGTGCACCGGCCCGGACGAACCGTGGTCACGGCTGTGGCCGTCGCTGCGCCACTACTACTAG
- the lepB gene encoding signal peptidase I: MAEAAGRRRRIAAWVLGPVGLLLAVGAVVTARTGYTTGTVSSAAMEPTYSPGERLLFERVGGDEVRRGDVVLIDGQNRYGGLVLERVIGTGGDHVAERSGGPVTVNGKELSEPYVKGGDPSGGAPAFDVTVPEGRLFLLGDHRADSMDSRWFLREQSGTLPAAGVRARVLEDRGSALLPALAALLGLTLAITGLVLGITARVARLRERRPAVPPVWGTAPPAS; this comes from the coding sequence ATGGCAGAGGCGGCAGGAAGACGACGGCGCATCGCGGCGTGGGTGCTCGGACCGGTGGGGCTGCTGCTCGCGGTCGGTGCGGTGGTGACGGCCCGGACCGGCTACACGACGGGCACCGTCTCGAGCGCGGCCATGGAGCCGACCTACTCCCCCGGTGAGCGGCTCCTGTTCGAGCGGGTGGGCGGGGACGAGGTCCGGCGCGGCGACGTGGTGCTGATCGACGGGCAGAACCGGTACGGCGGGCTGGTGCTGGAGCGCGTGATCGGCACGGGCGGCGACCACGTCGCGGAGCGGAGCGGCGGGCCGGTGACGGTGAACGGCAAGGAGCTGTCCGAGCCGTACGTGAAGGGCGGGGATCCGTCGGGCGGCGCGCCCGCGTTCGACGTCACGGTGCCCGAGGGGCGGCTCTTCCTGCTCGGCGACCATCGCGCGGACTCCATGGACTCCCGCTGGTTCCTCCGCGAGCAGTCGGGCACCCTCCCCGCCGCAGGGGTGCGGGCCCGGGTCCTGGAGGACCGCGGCAGCGCGCTGCTGCCGGCCCTGGCGGCGCTGCTCGGCCTCACGCTGGCGATCACGGGCCTCGTCCTGGGGATCACCGCCCGGGTCGCGCGGCTCCGCGAACGGCGCCCGGCCGTACCGCCGGTCTGGGGCACCGCTCCGCCGGCGTCCTAG
- a CDS encoding class I SAM-dependent methyltransferase: protein MERRRVELGPVQETLLIPLHARAAETRRRRPLTCDPRSVELAGALDYDVSRIGGGLRLLGPVFRGVVLDGWVREFLDEHPSGTVVEIGAGLNTRYERVDNGTATWVEVDLPDVIALRRELFAEHARRRMVAGSAAEPDWAAAVAAAPGPYLFVSEAVLIYLTEAGARSAVAVIRDRFPRSVLLMDTVGSAEARRPRAVDVGWSCDDPRELASWGLRLRDSRTLWDLPPQARARLTPGRRVLSALLDRASRAGGSRLNRFDVGG, encoded by the coding sequence ATGGAACGTCGGCGCGTCGAACTCGGCCCGGTGCAGGAGACCCTGCTCATACCGCTGCACGCGAGGGCGGCCGAGACGCGCCGCAGGCGGCCGCTGACCTGCGACCCGCGGTCGGTCGAACTGGCCGGCGCCCTCGACTACGACGTCTCGCGCATCGGCGGCGGGCTGAGGCTGCTCGGCCCGGTCTTCCGGGGCGTCGTCCTCGACGGCTGGGTGCGCGAGTTCCTGGACGAGCACCCGTCCGGCACCGTCGTCGAGATCGGCGCCGGTCTGAACACCCGTTACGAGCGGGTCGACAACGGCACCGCCACCTGGGTCGAGGTCGACCTGCCGGACGTCATCGCGCTGCGCCGCGAGCTCTTCGCCGAGCACGCGCGCCGCCGCATGGTCGCCGGTTCGGCCGCGGAACCGGACTGGGCGGCCGCCGTCGCGGCGGCGCCCGGACCCTACCTCTTCGTCTCCGAGGCCGTGCTCATCTACCTCACCGAGGCCGGGGCCCGTTCCGCGGTGGCCGTCATCCGCGACCGGTTCCCCCGATCGGTCCTCCTGATGGACACCGTCGGCTCCGCCGAGGCGCGCCGCCCGCGCGCCGTCGACGTCGGCTGGAGCTGCGACGACCCCCGTGAACTGGCCTCGTGGGGCCTGCGGTTGCGGGACTCCCGCACGCTGTGGGACCTCCCGCCGCAGGCCCGCGCCCGGCTCACCCCGGGCCGCCGCGTCCTGAGCGCACTGCTCGACCGCGCCTCGCGCGCCGGGGGTTCCCGGCTCAACCGCTTCGACGTCGGGGGCTAG